The following are encoded together in the Meriones unguiculatus strain TT.TT164.6M chromosome 16, Bangor_MerUng_6.1, whole genome shotgun sequence genome:
- the LOC110563783 gene encoding LOW QUALITY PROTEIN: ATP-dependent RNA helicase SUPV3L1, mitochondrial-like (The sequence of the model RefSeq protein was modified relative to this genomic sequence to represent the inferred CDS: inserted 1 base in 1 codon) codes for MSLPRCALLWARLLAGRGAGPQTAASSALRALVGPFPGTLGRAPCLAASSSASGGSKAPNKSLFVPLTVKSLGPSADGDVGAELTRPLDKTHVDDLFLFFLRHAKQIFPVLECKDDLCKISDLRIPPNWYPEARAIQRKIIFHSGPTNSGKTYHAIQRYLSAKSGVYCGPLKLLAHEIFEKSNAAGVLGDLVTSEEPMTVAPEGKEATHQVSXTVEMCSVTTPYEVAVIDEIQMIRDPARGWAWTRALLGLYAEEVHLCRESAAIDLVSELLYTTGEEVEAAGLHPTAEQIEMFAYHLPETTLSNLIDIFVDFAQVDGQYFVCNMDDFKFSAELIQHIPLSLRVRYVFCTAPSVRNNLLSTRHCYSYRFLDMFPDSSLVRGLQKELDTIIQDGVHNITKLIKISESHKLLNLEGVLGEDQPRFSGTAKSPARRTRGTKSSGSKAEEPVSPSAKELPLASRLVQQGLLTADMLKQLQKEWQTQRTDHGKEKAGTRRKKTDHNSD; via the exons ATGTCCTTGCCTCGGTGTGCCCTGCTGTGGGCTCGGCTCCTGGCGGGGCGCGGGGCTGGGCCCCAGACGGCCGCCTCCTCCGCCCTTCGCGCCCTCGTGGGGCCGTTCCCCGGGACTCTAGGACGCGCTCCCTGCCTGGCcgcctcctcttctgcctctggtGGCTCCAAAGCCCCGAACAAGTCCTTGTTCGTGCCGCTGACAGTGAAGTCCCTGGGTCCCAGCGCCGACGGCGACGTGGGCGCCGAGCTCACTAGGCCTCTGGACAAGA CTCATGTGGacgacttatttttatttttcttgagacaTGCCAAACAGATATTTCCTGTATTGGAATGCAAGGATGATCTATGTAAAATCAGTGACTTGAGGATACCACCCAACTG GTACCCAGAAGCCAGAGCCATACAACGGAAGATAATATTTCACTCGGGCCCCACCAACAGTGGGAAGACTTATCATGCAATCCAGAGATACTTGTCAGCGAAATCTGGAGTGTACTGCGGCCCTCTGAAGCTGCTGGCGCACGAGATCTTTGAGAAGAGCAATGCTGCT GGTGTGCTGGGGGACTTGGTGACAAGTGAAGAGCCGATGACAGTTGCGCCTGAGGGGAAAGAAGCCACTCATCAAGTCT ATACTGTGGAGATGTGCAGTGTTACAACTCCTT ATGAAGTGGCTGTGATAGATGAAATTCAGATGATTCGAGACCCAGCCAGAGGATGGGCCTGGACCAGAGCGCTGCTAG GGCTCTATGCCGAGGAAGTCCATTTGTGCAGAGAGTCTGCTGCTATTGACCTGGTCTCTGAGCTTCTGTACACAACTGGGGAGGAGGTAGAG GCCGCCGGTCTTCACCCAACTGCTGAGCAGATCGAAATGTTCGCCTACCATCTCCCTGAGACAACGCTGTCCAATCTCATT GATATTTTTGTAGACTTTGCACAAGTTGATGGACAGTATTTTGTCTGCAATATGGATGATTTTAAGTTCTCTGCAGAGTTGATCCAGCATATTCCACTAAGTCTCCGGGTGAGGTATGTGTTCTGCACAGCCCCATCAGTAAGAAACAACCTTTTGTCTACTCGTCATTGTTACAG CTACCGATTTCTGGATATGTTTCCAGACTCCAGCCTTGTTCGAGGTCTCCAGAAAGAGCTGGATACCATTATCCAAGATGGTGTGCACAACATCACCAAACTGATTAAAATTTCTGAGTCACACAAGCTTTTGAATCTGGAGGGCGTATTAGGAGAGGACCAGCCACGTTTCTCAGGAACTGCAAAGAGCCCAGCAAGAAGGACACGTGGCACCAAAAGCTCAGGGAGTAAAGCTGAAGAGCCTGTCAGCCCCAGTGCCAAGGAGCTGCCCCTTGCATCTAGGCTGGTGCAGCAAGGACTCCTCACTGCAGACATGCTTAAGCAGCTCCAGAAGGAATGGCAGACTCAGCGAACAGACCATGGCAAAGAAAAGGCAGGGACACGGAGAAAGAAGACTGACCACAACTCTGATTAG